The Pelagibacterium halotolerans B2 genome has a segment encoding these proteins:
- a CDS encoding sigma-54-dependent transcriptional regulator: MHKVLIVDDDPIQSRLTSEVVAKAGFTALTADSGAKALDMLRTRPGIGAMVLDMVMPEMDGMAVLEALRRETIAIPVIVQTAQTSLDTVISAMRLGAVDFFVKPVAPERITISLRNALKLGTLESSLKAERARREGSFSFAHIITKSDAMTRTMALGKKAAASTIPVLIEGESGVGKELLARAIQGSGDRAGKPFVTVNCGAIPANLVESILFGHVKGAFTGAVSDAPGKFREAHNGTLFLDEVGELPLDTQVKLLRALQEGEIEPVGASRPVKVNVRVISATNRRLLNLARDGAFREDLFYRLNVFPIYLPPLRERRDDIADLVDHFIARFAAEEGRRVTAISSQALEMLSGFDWPGNIRQLENAVFRAVVLAEHPVLLPEDFPQILAADKGRDAAFGNRVSSFTPPAPVHIDNAPALPRMPDAAPIAIPDRFLDATGNVLPLADIEKDLIAFAIDHNAGRMAQVARQLGIGRSTLYRKLKEYGLEGDTNVA; the protein is encoded by the coding sequence ATGCATAAGGTTCTGATCGTCGACGATGATCCCATTCAATCTCGTCTGACCTCGGAAGTCGTCGCCAAGGCCGGGTTTACCGCGCTTACAGCAGATTCCGGCGCAAAGGCCCTCGATATGCTCCGCACAAGACCGGGCATCGGCGCCATGGTCCTCGATATGGTCATGCCCGAAATGGACGGCATGGCGGTGCTCGAGGCCCTGCGGCGGGAAACCATCGCCATCCCGGTCATCGTCCAGACCGCCCAGACCTCTCTCGACACCGTCATCTCCGCCATGCGGCTTGGGGCCGTCGATTTCTTCGTCAAACCCGTCGCCCCCGAGCGCATCACCATTTCCCTGCGCAATGCGCTAAAGCTCGGAACGCTCGAATCCAGCCTCAAGGCCGAGCGCGCCCGGCGCGAGGGCAGCTTTTCCTTTGCTCACATCATCACAAAAAGCGATGCCATGACGCGCACCATGGCGCTGGGCAAAAAGGCGGCCGCCAGCACCATTCCCGTTCTGATCGAAGGTGAATCCGGGGTGGGCAAGGAGTTGCTGGCGCGCGCCATCCAGGGTTCAGGCGATCGTGCCGGCAAGCCATTCGTCACCGTCAACTGCGGCGCCATTCCCGCCAATCTCGTGGAATCGATCCTGTTCGGCCACGTCAAGGGCGCCTTTACCGGCGCCGTATCCGACGCACCGGGAAAATTCCGCGAGGCTCACAACGGCACGCTGTTCCTCGACGAAGTGGGCGAACTCCCCCTCGATACCCAGGTCAAGCTGCTGCGCGCCCTCCAGGAAGGCGAAATCGAGCCGGTCGGCGCCTCGCGCCCCGTAAAGGTCAATGTCCGCGTGATCTCGGCCACCAACCGGCGCCTGCTCAACCTAGCCCGCGACGGCGCGTTCCGCGAAGACCTGTTCTACCGCCTCAACGTCTTTCCCATCTATCTGCCGCCCCTGCGCGAGCGCCGCGACGACATCGCCGATCTGGTCGATCATTTCATCGCCCGTTTCGCCGCCGAAGAGGGGCGACGGGTCACAGCGATTTCATCGCAGGCGCTGGAGATGCTGAGCGGTTTTGATTGGCCCGGCAATATCCGCCAGCTCGAGAACGCGGTGTTCCGTGCCGTGGTCCTTGCCGAACATCCAGTTCTTTTGCCCGAGGATTTCCCGCAAATCCTCGCCGCCGACAAAGGCAGAGATGCCGCTTTTGGCAACCGCGTTTCCAGCTTTACCCCGCCGGCGCCCGTTCATATCGACAACGCTCCGGCGCTGCCGCGCATGCCTGACGCCGCGCCTATTGCCATTCCCGACAGGTTCCTGGATGCGACCGGAAACGTCTTGCCGCTTGCCGATATCGAAAAGGACCTCATTGCCTTCGCGATCGATCACAATGCCGGCCGCATGGCCCAGGTCGCCCGCCAGTTGGGGATCGGGCGTTCGACTCTCTACCGCAAACTCAAGGAGTACGGGCTTGAAGGAGACACCAATGTTGCCTGA
- a CDS encoding aa3-type cytochrome c oxidase subunit IV: protein MAEQQVATYSDKPISEKQKEKEFEEHTSTYAAFLSGTKWSVISTAAILVILYLIFIH from the coding sequence ATGGCCGAACAACAGGTCGCAACTTATTCAGACAAGCCGATCAGCGAAAAGCAGAAGGAAAAGGAATTCGAGGAGCACACGAGCACCTATGCGGCATTCCTTTCCGGCACCAAGTGGAGTGTGATCTCCACGGCAGCAATACTGGTGATCCTGTATCTGATCTTCATCCACTAG
- a CDS encoding alpha/beta hydrolase, with product MLKKIAIGVLVFFFVVYCGLLAYLYVNQRAFFFNPSGETFDPIAVGLDAEIVTIPTGDDEIITGWYAPPSGEEPTILYLKGNSGSFSAEYERFLAFAAAGYGLLSVDYRGFPLSPGEITQDNILTDAMGAFDWLARREDQIVIWGRSLGASPAVWVASQREAGALLLETPFYSAVNVAAERYPFAPVAWLMLDQFRSNDWIGAVEEPVFVAHGTADMTVSVSNGERLYGEAPNPYDIWIEEGADHSDLWARGIWERAQAFFAETARGG from the coding sequence ATGCTCAAGAAGATCGCTATCGGTGTTCTGGTCTTCTTCTTTGTCGTTTACTGCGGGCTGCTGGCCTATCTGTACGTCAACCAGCGGGCGTTTTTCTTCAATCCGTCGGGAGAGACGTTCGACCCCATCGCCGTCGGCCTCGATGCCGAAATTGTCACCATCCCGACGGGCGATGACGAAATCATCACAGGTTGGTACGCGCCGCCTTCGGGTGAGGAACCGACCATCCTTTACCTCAAGGGCAATTCGGGGAGCTTTTCAGCCGAGTACGAGCGCTTCCTGGCCTTTGCTGCGGCGGGCTACGGCTTGCTGTCCGTCGATTATCGCGGCTTTCCGCTCTCACCCGGCGAGATCACCCAGGACAACATCCTGACCGATGCCATGGGGGCTTTCGATTGGCTGGCCCGACGCGAGGATCAGATCGTCATCTGGGGCCGGTCGCTGGGCGCCTCTCCTGCCGTATGGGTAGCCAGCCAGCGTGAGGCAGGGGCGCTGTTGTTGGAGACCCCGTTCTATTCAGCCGTCAACGTCGCCGCCGAACGCTACCCGTTTGCGCCAGTCGCCTGGTTGATGCTCGACCAGTTCCGGTCCAACGACTGGATCGGCGCGGTGGAGGAGCCGGTGTTCGTGGCGCATGGAACTGCGGATATGACGGTCAGCGTATCGAACGGGGAGCGGCTGTACGGGGAGGCGCCCAATCCCTATGATATCTGGATCGAGGAGGGCGCCGACCATTCCGATCTCTGGGCGCGAGGGATCTGGGAGCGGGCTCAGGCGTTCTTTGCCGAAACGGCTCGGGGAGGCTGA
- a CDS encoding LysR substrate-binding domain-containing protein translates to MQRTKPLRQDQLDGLIAFSVLARTLSFRAAARELGISPSAMSHAIRSLEDRLGVALFARTTRQVGLTEAGVRFCQALLPALDGIADAIGTIELLATEVSGELRLNVPIAVAPKLVQDIVAPFMAKYPDVRVEVHASDSFDPVFQEGFDAGVRFGEMLDPDAVAIRLTEPFPIGCFGSPAYIGSRGEPVAPGDLDFHTCVGFRGADGHVQPWSLIMDGEHRDFAVVGGLTVSDATSNLAAGVAGAGLIHAAAPLAEHFVSSGVLVPVLGPYWPMTSGLFLYYSGRRQKLAKLAALIAFVTARTAQSAAVIPPSTNTADPVR, encoded by the coding sequence ATGCAGCGGACAAAACCCTTGCGGCAGGACCAGTTGGACGGCCTGATCGCCTTCAGCGTCCTTGCGAGAACGCTTAGCTTCCGGGCCGCGGCACGAGAGTTGGGCATTTCGCCTTCTGCCATGAGCCATGCGATCCGGTCGCTGGAGGACCGTTTGGGAGTTGCTCTGTTTGCAAGGACCACCCGGCAGGTCGGGCTGACCGAGGCCGGGGTCAGATTTTGCCAGGCGCTCCTGCCTGCCCTTGATGGCATTGCCGACGCCATCGGCACGATCGAACTGTTGGCGACCGAGGTGTCAGGAGAACTCAGGCTCAATGTACCGATCGCCGTTGCGCCGAAGCTTGTCCAGGACATTGTGGCGCCCTTCATGGCGAAGTACCCGGACGTCCGCGTGGAGGTGCATGCGAGCGATAGTTTCGATCCGGTCTTCCAGGAGGGGTTCGACGCCGGCGTGCGGTTTGGCGAGATGCTCGATCCCGACGCCGTGGCGATCCGGTTGACCGAGCCGTTCCCCATCGGCTGTTTTGGCAGTCCCGCCTATATCGGCTCGCGTGGTGAGCCTGTCGCTCCCGGTGACCTCGATTTTCACACTTGCGTCGGGTTTCGCGGTGCGGACGGACACGTCCAGCCATGGAGCCTGATCATGGACGGCGAGCATCGCGATTTTGCCGTCGTCGGAGGTCTTACCGTCAGCGACGCCACCTCCAATCTTGCCGCCGGGGTCGCCGGCGCGGGGCTCATACACGCAGCCGCGCCGCTGGCAGAGCACTTTGTGTCTTCCGGTGTGCTGGTGCCTGTTCTTGGGCCGTACTGGCCCATGACCTCGGGCCTTTTCCTCTATTATTCCGGACGGCGGCAAAAACTTGCCAAGCTTGCTGCCCTAATTGCCTTCGTGACGGCACGGACCGCTCAAAGCGCGGCCGTCATTCCGCCATCGACGAACACGGCCGACCCTGTAAGATAA
- a CDS encoding M3 family oligoendopeptidase gives MPLSQPQSTHNQFGQLPEWDLSDLYPGVGSDALKADMAFLETETKAFEADYKGKLDGLAKEGGLVDAVRRYEKLDEVFGRLGSFAYLNYAQNTGDGDRVKFLGDTQDRMTGLSTRTLFFTLEINRIEDEVLDAAFAASADLARYKPWFDELRKSRPYQLEDRVEELFHDKYVTGHAAWNRLFDETMASLKFEVDGETLGLEQTLNLLSDKQEDKRAAAFKGLSKTLAANKKLFAHITNVMAKDKEISDRWRGYEDVADSRHLANSVEREVVDALERAVREAYPRLSHRYYQMKAKWFGKDKLDAWDRNAPLPTSDDRIFDWETAKTTVLDAYGRFSPKLVEVAQPFFDSGWIDAAVKPNKAPGAFAHPTVTTAHPYLMLNYMGRTRDVMTLAHELGHGVHQRLAAGQGELMAPTPLTLAETASVFGEMLTFRAILDATSDPKQRFALIASKIEDMLNTVVRQISFYTLERKIHLARREGELRPEEIDAFWMEISTESLGPGIRLNDGYEVLWSYIGHFIHAPFYVYAYAFGDCLVNSLYAQYEKSSAGFAEKYFDMLSAGGSKHHSELLAPFGLDARDPQFWSLGLSMIERLIDELEQTQP, from the coding sequence ATGCCCCTGTCCCAACCGCAATCGACCCATAACCAGTTCGGCCAATTGCCCGAATGGGATCTGAGCGATCTCTATCCCGGCGTTGGGTCGGACGCGCTCAAGGCAGATATGGCGTTTCTCGAAACCGAGACGAAGGCGTTCGAGGCGGATTACAAGGGCAAGCTCGACGGCTTGGCGAAAGAGGGCGGACTGGTCGATGCGGTCAGGCGTTATGAAAAGCTCGATGAGGTTTTCGGGCGGCTGGGATCGTTCGCCTATCTCAATTATGCGCAGAACACCGGCGATGGCGACCGGGTGAAATTTCTGGGCGATACCCAGGACAGGATGACCGGCCTTTCGACCCGGACGCTGTTTTTCACGCTCGAGATCAACCGGATCGAGGATGAGGTGCTCGACGCGGCGTTTGCCGCTAGCGCCGATCTGGCGCGCTACAAGCCGTGGTTCGATGAGCTGCGCAAGTCTCGGCCCTACCAGCTCGAAGACCGGGTGGAAGAGCTTTTCCACGACAAATACGTCACCGGACATGCTGCCTGGAACCGACTGTTCGACGAGACGATGGCCTCGCTCAAATTCGAAGTCGATGGCGAAACGCTGGGGCTCGAACAGACGCTCAACCTTTTGAGCGACAAACAGGAAGACAAGCGCGCGGCGGCGTTCAAGGGATTGTCCAAGACGCTTGCGGCCAACAAGAAGCTGTTTGCCCACATCACCAATGTGATGGCCAAGGACAAGGAAATTTCCGACCGCTGGCGCGGTTATGAGGATGTGGCCGATAGCCGGCACCTTGCCAATTCGGTCGAGCGTGAGGTTGTCGATGCATTGGAAAGGGCCGTTCGCGAGGCTTATCCGCGCCTTTCGCATCGCTACTACCAGATGAAGGCCAAATGGTTCGGCAAGGACAAGCTGGACGCCTGGGATCGAAACGCGCCGCTGCCGACCTCGGATGACCGAATATTTGATTGGGAAACGGCAAAGACCACAGTGCTCGACGCCTATGGCCGGTTTTCGCCGAAGCTGGTGGAAGTGGCACAGCCGTTTTTCGATAGCGGGTGGATCGATGCTGCGGTCAAGCCCAACAAGGCGCCGGGCGCTTTTGCGCATCCGACGGTGACGACGGCCCATCCCTACCTGATGCTCAACTATATGGGCCGCACCCGCGACGTGATGACGCTGGCTCACGAGTTGGGCCACGGTGTGCACCAGCGGCTGGCGGCGGGGCAGGGCGAGCTCATGGCACCCACGCCCCTGACGCTGGCGGAAACGGCAAGCGTTTTTGGGGAAATGCTGACCTTCCGTGCCATTCTCGATGCGACGAGCGATCCCAAGCAGCGCTTTGCGCTGATCGCTTCAAAAATCGAGGACATGCTCAACACCGTCGTGCGGCAAATCTCGTTCTACACGCTGGAGCGCAAGATTCATCTGGCGCGGCGCGAGGGCGAATTGCGGCCCGAAGAGATCGATGCATTCTGGATGGAAATCTCAACCGAAAGCCTCGGACCGGGGATCAGGCTCAACGATGGCTATGAAGTGCTTTGGAGCTATATCGGGCATTTCATCCACGCGCCCTTCTACGTCTATGCCTATGCGTTCGGCGATTGCCTTGTGAACTCGCTCTACGCACAGTATGAAAAGTCCAGTGCCGGGTTTGCCGAGAAATATTTCGACATGCTGAGCGCCGGGGGATCGAAACATCATTCGGAGCTGCTTGCACCGTTCGGACTGGATGCCCGTGATCCGCAATTCTGGTCGCTGGGACTGTCCATGATCGAAAGACTCATTGACGAACTGGAACAAACTCAGCCCTAA
- a CDS encoding Re/Si-specific NAD(P)(+) transhydrogenase subunit alpha, whose product MKIAVMRERAGGETRVAATPETIAKLIGFGATVSVEKGAGEASRILDQFYTDAGAKVEAGAAATVKGADVILAVRRPEASALTGAAKGALVLATADPFGNEAALAALAKAGLSVFAMELMPRITRAQVMDILSSQANLAGYQAVIEASMVYDRALPMMMTAAGTVRAAKVFVMGAGVAGLQAIATAKRLGAAVSATDVRAAAGEQVESLGAKFIMTEALKDASGAGGYARELTKDEQAAQAELVSGHIAKQDIVITTALIPGRPAPKLITKAMVESMAPGSVLVDLAAERGGNIELTVPGQTIVHKDVTIIGLLNLQGKIAATASQLYSKNLLAFLETMIDKDAKALKVDWEDELVKATLLTRDGAVVHPNFAGSAAAAPAKKAPAKATAKAPAKTAATGQAAAGKAAPKAESKPAAKAPAKTGASGKGRAAKVATAGAVSVPAEEKPAAKPATKSGAAKNAAAPKASAAKKPAAKSAAASKPAAKSTAAKKPAAKKPAAKKTDGDV is encoded by the coding sequence ATGAAAATTGCCGTAATGCGCGAGCGCGCGGGGGGCGAAACCCGCGTTGCCGCGACGCCTGAGACGATCGCCAAGCTCATCGGGTTTGGCGCGACTGTCAGCGTCGAAAAGGGAGCCGGGGAAGCGTCGCGCATCCTCGATCAGTTCTACACCGACGCCGGGGCGAAGGTCGAGGCGGGCGCTGCCGCGACCGTCAAGGGCGCCGACGTGATCCTTGCCGTCCGGCGCCCCGAGGCGTCGGCGCTGACCGGTGCCGCCAAGGGCGCGCTTGTGCTGGCCACTGCCGATCCGTTCGGCAATGAAGCCGCGCTGGCTGCATTGGCCAAGGCGGGACTTTCGGTTTTCGCCATGGAACTGATGCCGCGCATTACGCGGGCCCAGGTCATGGATATTCTGTCCAGCCAGGCCAACCTTGCCGGGTATCAGGCGGTTATCGAAGCCTCGATGGTTTATGACCGGGCGCTGCCCATGATGATGACGGCGGCAGGCACCGTTCGCGCCGCCAAGGTGTTCGTGATGGGGGCCGGGGTTGCCGGGCTGCAGGCTATCGCCACGGCAAAGCGTCTGGGCGCAGCCGTCTCGGCCACCGACGTTCGGGCCGCAGCGGGCGAGCAGGTGGAATCGCTGGGCGCGAAGTTCATCATGACCGAGGCGCTCAAGGATGCTTCTGGCGCGGGCGGCTACGCGCGCGAATTGACCAAGGACGAGCAGGCGGCGCAGGCCGAACTGGTGTCGGGCCACATCGCCAAGCAGGACATCGTCATCACCACCGCGCTGATCCCCGGGCGTCCGGCGCCCAAGCTCATCACCAAGGCGATGGTTGAATCGATGGCGCCGGGTTCGGTGCTTGTCGACCTGGCCGCCGAGCGGGGTGGCAATATCGAGTTGACGGTTCCCGGCCAGACGATCGTTCACAAGGACGTAACGATCATCGGGCTGCTTAACCTTCAGGGCAAGATCGCCGCGACGGCCTCCCAGCTCTATTCCAAGAACCTTCTGGCCTTCCTTGAAACCATGATCGACAAGGACGCCAAGGCGCTCAAGGTCGATTGGGAGGACGAGCTGGTCAAGGCAACGCTCCTGACCCGCGACGGGGCCGTGGTGCATCCGAACTTTGCCGGATCTGCTGCTGCGGCTCCTGCCAAAAAGGCGCCTGCCAAAGCCACTGCAAAGGCGCCGGCCAAGACCGCTGCGACCGGCCAGGCGGCGGCCGGAAAGGCCGCGCCGAAGGCCGAAAGCAAGCCGGCAGCCAAGGCTCCGGCCAAGACGGGGGCTTCTGGCAAAGGCCGGGCGGCCAAGGTCGCGACCGCTGGGGCCGTTTCGGTTCCGGCCGAGGAAAAGCCGGCTGCCAAGCCTGCCACGAAATCGGGGGCGGCCAAGAATGCGGCGGCGCCCAAGGCGTCCGCGGCGAAAAAGCCCGCAGCAAAAAGCGCTGCGGCGAGCAAACCGGCGGCAAAGAGCACAGCAGCCAAAAAACCCGCAGCCAAAAAGCCTGCGGCCAAAAAGACGGATGGAGACGTATAA
- a CDS encoding DsbA family oxidoreductase has product MTQSIRIDLFTDVVCPWCLIGTARLDQALATLPEDIDVEILHHPFLLDPTTPEEGQNTKERLKAKYGGDIEAMQARVQAAARDAGVPLDMSVQPMSYPTIKPHTLIRSAAPEHQYGLAKAFAAAYFLDGRNITDEELLADIATEHGFERQAALDLIADEAENNTTKAMAVSASQQGINGVPFFIFNNQFAISGGQPLEVFQRAFRVALGEEALN; this is encoded by the coding sequence ATGACCCAGTCCATTCGCATCGATCTGTTCACCGATGTCGTCTGCCCGTGGTGCCTGATCGGCACGGCGCGGCTCGATCAGGCGCTGGCGACATTGCCCGAGGACATCGACGTCGAGATCCTGCACCATCCCTTCCTGCTCGATCCCACGACGCCGGAAGAGGGGCAGAACACCAAGGAACGGCTAAAGGCGAAATATGGTGGCGATATCGAAGCGATGCAGGCGCGTGTTCAGGCTGCGGCGCGGGACGCCGGGGTGCCTCTGGACATGAGCGTACAGCCGATGAGCTATCCCACCATCAAGCCGCACACGCTGATCCGTTCGGCGGCGCCCGAGCACCAGTATGGCCTGGCCAAGGCGTTTGCCGCTGCATACTTCCTTGACGGCAGGAACATCACCGACGAGGAACTCCTGGCCGATATCGCCACGGAACACGGCTTTGAGCGCCAAGCGGCACTCGACCTAATTGCCGACGAGGCGGAGAACAACACCACGAAGGCCATGGCGGTTTCGGCCAGCCAGCAGGGTATCAACGGCGTTCCGTTCTTCATCTTCAACAACCAGTTCGCCATTTCGGGCGGTCAGCCGCTCGAGGTTTTCCAGCGGGCGTTCCGCGTGGCGCTGGGGGAAGAGGCGCTGAACTAG
- a CDS encoding SDR family NAD(P)-dependent oxidoreductase → MPEAPKLSRRLFFGGALAGAGAAGAAAGALAAGALRRGPDIVKVPGEQRRFVGQSVMITGATSGIGRAAALAFAAEGARVSFCGRREHLGTGLQAEIAATGGEAVYIRADVRDPESVTNFIARSLEHFGPPDIAFNNAGISASQPFHETRLEDWNDIQDTNVRGVFLCMQAQIPLMRENGGGTILVTSSANAEGARPGLVAYNASKRALVGLVQTAALEYAADNIRINALCPGATDTPMIRRQSGMENAPDAVWQAGVGVWAQSNVHALGRVASAEEMARAALSLCAPEMTYLTGSAVFVDGGMTAAL, encoded by the coding sequence ATGCCGGAAGCACCAAAACTGTCTCGCCGTCTGTTCTTTGGTGGAGCCCTGGCCGGGGCAGGTGCAGCAGGCGCCGCCGCCGGTGCACTGGCCGCAGGCGCGTTGCGCCGGGGACCCGACATCGTCAAAGTGCCCGGCGAGCAGCGACGGTTCGTGGGTCAATCCGTCATGATTACCGGCGCCACTTCAGGCATCGGGAGGGCTGCCGCCCTTGCCTTCGCCGCCGAGGGCGCCCGCGTCAGCTTTTGTGGGCGCCGCGAACATCTGGGAACCGGGCTCCAGGCAGAGATCGCTGCCACCGGCGGAGAAGCCGTATATATCCGCGCCGACGTGCGTGATCCCGAGTCCGTGACAAATTTTATTGCCCGAAGCCTTGAGCATTTCGGTCCACCAGATATCGCTTTCAACAATGCCGGCATCAGCGCCAGCCAGCCCTTCCACGAAACACGCCTCGAGGACTGGAACGATATCCAGGATACCAATGTGCGCGGTGTTTTTCTGTGCATGCAAGCCCAGATCCCGCTGATGCGGGAGAATGGTGGCGGCACTATCCTTGTCACCTCCTCGGCCAATGCCGAGGGAGCCCGGCCCGGCCTTGTTGCCTACAACGCATCCAAACGGGCCTTGGTTGGCCTTGTCCAGACCGCGGCGCTCGAATATGCGGCTGACAACATCCGCATCAACGCCCTGTGTCCCGGAGCCACCGATACTCCGATGATCCGACGCCAATCCGGCATGGAGAACGCGCCAGACGCCGTCTGGCAGGCTGGTGTAGGCGTCTGGGCTCAATCCAACGTCCACGCCCTCGGGCGCGTTGCGTCTGCAGAGGAGATGGCCCGGGCCGCCCTGTCCCTGTGCGCACCCGAAATGACTTATCTTACAGGGTCGGCCGTGTTCGTCGATGGCGGAATGACGGCCGCGCTTTGA
- a CDS encoding NAD(P)(+) transhydrogenase (Re/Si-specific) subunit beta, translating into MSANIAALAYLVAGALFILALRGLSSPTTARRGNTMGMVGMTIAVLTTLAIAAPTDPFAWVLIIGGLAIGGGIGAFIARGVPMTAMPQLVAAFHSLVGLAAVFVAAAALYAPVAFGIGEPDHIHVQALIEMSIGTAIGAFTFTGSVIAFAKLDGRMSGKPILLPARHLIHLGLGALLVILIGVFSVTQDPILFWVITLIALALGGLMIIPIGGADMPVVVSMLNSYSGWAAAGIGFTLGNTALIITGALVGSSGAILSYIMCRAMNRSFISVILGGFGGDDAAAAAGDVEERPVKQGSAEDAAFIMANASKVIIVPGYGMAVAQAQHALREMADELKAAGVDVSYAIHPVAGRMPGHMNVLLAEANVPYDEVFELEDINSEFAQADVAFVIGANDVTNPSAKTDKTSPIYGMPVLDVEKAGTVLFIKRGMAAGYAGVQNELFFRDNTMMLFGDAKKMTESIVKAINH; encoded by the coding sequence ATTTCCGCAAATATCGCGGCCCTGGCCTATCTGGTCGCCGGGGCACTGTTCATTCTCGCGCTGCGCGGGCTCTCCTCGCCCACCACGGCGCGCCGGGGCAATACGATGGGCATGGTCGGCATGACCATTGCCGTTCTGACCACGCTGGCCATCGCAGCGCCCACCGATCCGTTCGCCTGGGTGCTGATCATCGGCGGGCTGGCCATCGGCGGCGGCATCGGGGCGTTCATCGCGCGCGGTGTGCCGATGACGGCCATGCCACAGCTTGTCGCCGCCTTCCACTCGCTGGTCGGTCTTGCCGCCGTGTTCGTGGCGGCGGCGGCGCTTTATGCGCCGGTTGCGTTCGGCATCGGGGAGCCTGACCATATCCATGTGCAGGCGCTCATCGAAATGAGCATTGGCACGGCCATCGGCGCCTTCACCTTCACCGGTTCGGTCATCGCGTTCGCCAAGCTCGACGGGCGTATGAGCGGCAAGCCGATCCTGTTGCCGGCCCGGCATCTGATCCATCTGGGTCTGGGTGCCCTTCTGGTCATCCTGATCGGTGTCTTCTCGGTGACGCAGGATCCGATCCTGTTCTGGGTCATCACCCTCATCGCGCTGGCGCTGGGTGGCCTGATGATCATCCCGATCGGCGGGGCGGACATGCCCGTGGTCGTTTCCATGCTCAATTCCTATTCGGGTTGGGCGGCTGCCGGTATCGGGTTCACGCTGGGTAACACCGCGCTGATCATCACCGGCGCGCTGGTGGGGTCCTCGGGTGCGATCCTCTCCTACATCATGTGCCGGGCCATGAACCGGAGCTTTATCTCGGTCATCCTTGGCGGGTTCGGGGGCGACGATGCCGCCGCGGCCGCTGGCGATGTGGAAGAGCGCCCGGTCAAGCAGGGTTCCGCCGAAGACGCGGCCTTCATCATGGCCAATGCGTCGAAAGTCATCATCGTGCCCGGCTATGGCATGGCGGTGGCCCAGGCCCAGCATGCACTGCGCGAGATGGCCGATGAGCTCAAGGCGGCGGGCGTTGATGTCTCCTATGCGATTCACCCGGTGGCGGGTCGCATGCCGGGGCACATGAACGTGCTGTTGGCCGAAGCCAATGTGCCCTATGACGAAGTGTTCGAGCTTGAGGATATCAACTCCGAGTTTGCCCAGGCCGATGTGGCGTTCGTGATCGGCGCTAATGACGTCACCAACCCGTCGGCCAAGACCGACAAGACCTCGCCGATCTACGGCATGCCGGTTCTCGATGTGGAAAAGGCGGGCACCGTGTTGTTCATCAAGCGCGGCATGGCGGCCGGCTATGCAGGCGTTCAGAACGAGCTGTTCTTCCGCGACAACACAATGATGCTGTTCGGAGACGCCAAGAAGATGACCGAGTCCATCGTCAAGGCGATCAATCACTGA
- a CDS encoding proton-translocating transhydrogenase family protein, whose protein sequence is MGGVVDPFFFFLSVFVLAIFVGYYVVWSVTPALHTPLMAVTNAISSVIVVGALLAVGVASVGEPGPARWFGFIALILASVNIFGGFLVTQRMLAMYKKKG, encoded by the coding sequence ATGGGCGGTGTCGTCGATCCCTTTTTCTTTTTTCTTTCGGTGTTCGTCCTGGCGATCTTCGTGGGCTACTACGTCGTCTGGTCGGTAACGCCGGCCCTTCATACCCCGCTTATGGCGGTGACCAACGCGATCTCCTCGGTGATCGTGGTGGGTGCGCTGCTTGCCGTTGGCGTGGCCAGTGTGGGTGAACCCGGGCCGGCCCGCTGGTTCGGCTTTATCGCGCTGATCCTCGCATCGGTGAATATCTTCGGGGGCTTCCTCGTCACCCAGCGCATGCTGGCGATGTACAAGAAGAAGGGCTAG